The following proteins are co-located in the Apium graveolens cultivar Ventura chromosome 5, ASM990537v1, whole genome shotgun sequence genome:
- the LOC141662094 gene encoding dirigent protein 22-like encodes MASPIQNVASCLITFCILLSYLAIPATGKNNNFDRKTLQIGKQKISHFRVYWHDITSGPSPTSVPIVKPFDKDSPTLFGAIQMMDNPLTEGPDVKSKLIGRAQGFYGSAAQEDLSYLVSMNFAFCEGKYNGSTIAIMGRNDIFTKVREMPVIGGSGLFRFARGYVEASTHSLNLKTGYAVVLYNVYVMHY; translated from the coding sequence ATGGCTTCACCAATTCAAAATGTTGCTTCCTGTTTGATAACCTTCTGTATCCTGCTTTCATATCTCGCAATTCCAGCCACCGGGAAAAATAACAACTTTGATAGGAAAACTCTCCAAATTGGCAAACAAAAAATCAGCCATTTTCGGGTTTATTGGCATGACATTACTAGTGGTCCTTCTCCAACTTCTGTGCCAATTGTGAAACCTTTCGATAAAGATTCACCGACGTTGTTTGGTGCAATACAGATGATGGATAATCCGCTAACAGAAGGACCGGATGTGAAGTCAAAGTTAATTGGGAGAGCACAAGGATTCTACGGATCAGCTGCACAAGAAGATCTCAGTTATTTAGTGAGTATGAATTTTGCATTTTGTGAGGGGAAATATAATGGAAGTACTATTGCGATTATGGGGAGGAATGATATTTTTACTAAAGTGAGGGAAATGCCGGTGATTGGAGGAAGTGGGCTGTTCCGATTTGCCAGAGGTTATGTTGAGGCCTCTACTCATTCGTTGAATCTTAAAACTGGTTATGCAGTTGTATTGTACAATGTTTATGTCATGCATTACTAA